The segment ACTGGACCAGATCGAGCACAGCGCAGCACACATTGAGGCCTTACAACAGCAAGCTCAACAACTGACGCGGGAAATCGCCGAGATCAGCAGCGAGCTCTCCGGCGCGCGACAAGAGGCGGCAACGCGCCTCGCCCAGGGCGTCGAGGCGGAGCTGCAAGACCTGCGCATGGGGAGCGCGCGTTTCGCTGTGCAGATCACGCCGCAGGAGCCGGACGCTACCGGCGCCGACCATGTCGAGTTCATGATTGCGCCGAACGCAGGCGAAGGGTTGAAGCCGCTGGCGAAGATCGCCTCGGGGGGCGAAACGGCGCGCCTGATGTTGGCGCTGAAGGCGACTCTCTCGCTGGCCGACAACACGCCGACGCTGATCTTCGACGAGATTGACCAGGGCATCGGCGGGCGCATCGGCACGGTCGTCGGACAAAAGCTGTGGCGACTGGCGCGCGCCCACCAGGTGATCTGCATCACCCACTTGCCCCAACTGGCCAGCTTCGGGGACGCCCACTTCAAAGTCGAGAAAATCCAGCGCCACGGGCGCACGATGACGGCGGTGCGCCCGCTCGATCGCAAAGCGCGCCTGGAGGAGCTGGCCCAGATGCTGGGCACGACCGGCAAAGCCGGTGCAGCCGGCGCCGCTCAATTGCTCGACGAGGCCGAGCATTGCAAAGCGACGGCCACAGCAGTGTGACGGTCACCCCTCAAGGGCGCATCGCGCGCGACAAACTCACCATGTCGCCCAGGACGCCGCTCGCCGTCACTTCCTGACCTGCGCCGCGACCGCTCACGGCCAGGGGATTGTCGCTGAAGTAGCGCGTGTGAAAGACGACGATGCTGTCGCTGCTGCGGATGCTGCCCAGCTTGCTCTCCGGCGCAGCGCCCACCAGCCCAACGCGCAGTTTGCCGTCGGCGATCTCAGCAGCATAGCGGAGCTTGCGGCCGCCGGCGGTCAGCTCGGCGGCGCGTCGCTTCATCGGCGCGTCGAGCGCATCGGCCTCGCGCAAGAATTCATCAACGCTCAAAGCATCCATCTCCGGCGGATACAGCGACTCGACGGCGACATCCTGCATTTCTAAGCGGTAGCCCAACATGCGAGCCAGGATGAGCGCCTTGCGCGCAGCATCCAGTCCGCCCAGATCTTGGCGCGGATCGGGTTCGGTGTAGCCCTTCGCCTTTGCGTCGCGCACGGCCTGACCGAACGGCACGCCGGCCTCCAATTGAGACGAAAGGAAGCCCAGCGTGCCGCTGAGTGCGCCTTCGATGCGCAGGATGTCGTCGCCGCTGTCGAGGAGCGTGTTCAGCGTGCTGATGACGGGCAATGCAGCGCCGCAGGTCGTCTCCCAACGTGCGCGCGCGTCGGCGATGGCATCCCACCAGCTCAAGTCGCCGGCCAGCGGGAGCTTATTCGCCAACACCACGCCCATGCCACACGCCTTCGCCTTCATCAGCCAGGGCACGGTGGCGGCGGTCGCCGTCGTATCCACCACGATGGTATGCGCAGGGAGGGAGTCCGGGGGGGGCGGCGGCGCGTCGTCGGCGAGGCGCTCGCCGCGGCCTTTGCGTTCGAGCAGATCGTGGATCGCCGCATCGGACAAGCCGGATGGTGCCACGACGGACGAAGCGCTATCGGCGACGCCGACGATCACAAAGCGCAGCCGGTTGCGCTGCGCGTGGCGGGCGCGCGCGGCGAGGATTTGCCGAGCCAGCGCGCGCCCCACGCCGCCGAACCCCAGCAAGAACACGGGTTGAGCATACAGGTCACTCATCGCACACCGGCGCGAGTATAATAGGAGGGCAACGACACACAAAGAACGATGTCTGCCCCCAATCGTCACCACCACGCATGAGCGCCTGTTCGCATGGCGCGGTGATGCACCTGCAGCGATTTCCTCTTGTGCGAGCGCATCCCTCCTCGACGCCCATGAGGGCTGACAGCGCGTTGCAAGCGCACAGGTCATGCGCGCCGCGTTCACCTTTGTCATCAAACCATGTCAGCTAAACCTCTGAAGTGGATACCCATCGGCGGGCTCGGCGAAGTGGGTAAGAACATGATGATGTTCGAGTACGGCGAGGACATCCTGCTCATCGACGCCGGCATCATGTTCCCCGAGTCCGATATGCTCGGCGTAGACGCCGTGATTCCGGACTACGGTTTTCTAAAGGAGAAGCGCGGGCGAGTGCGCGCGCTCATCATCACACATGGTCACGAGGATCACACCGGCGCAATCACTCACGTCGTCCGCGACTTTCCCGGCGTGCCGATCTACACCATGCCGCTCACGCGCGGTCTGCTCGAAGTTAAGCTGAAGGATGCCAAATTGCTCAGCCAGACGAAGATTCACACCGTTGCCGCCGATAGCGAAATTACCCTCGGGCCGTTCAAGGTGGAATTCTTCCGCATGTGTCATAGCATCCCCGATAACGTGGGAGTGGGCATCACCACGCCGGCGGGATTGGTGGTGCACAGCGGCGACTTCAAGTTCGACCATACGCCGGTGGACGGCAAGCCATCGAACTTCGCCAAACTGGCCGAGT is part of the Candidatus Roseilinea sp. genome and harbors:
- a CDS encoding homoserine dehydrogenase; protein product: MSDLYAQPVFLLGFGGVGRALARQILAARARHAQRNRLRFVIVGVADSASSVVAPSGLSDAAIHDLLERKGRGERLADDAPPPPPDSLPAHTIVVDTTATAATVPWLMKAKACGMGVVLANKLPLAGDLSWWDAIADARARWETTCGAALPVISTLNTLLDSGDDILRIEGALSGTLGFLSSQLEAGVPFGQAVRDAKAKGYTEPDPRQDLGGLDAARKALILARMLGYRLEMQDVAVESLYPPEMDALSVDEFLREADALDAPMKRRAAELTAGGRKLRYAAEIADGKLRVGLVGAAPESKLGSIRSSDSIVVFHTRYFSDNPLAVSGRGAGQEVTASGVLGDMVSLSRAMRP